CCGTCACCAGCACTGCCCCGACGGCCAGTGCGGCCAGTTCACGTCTCATCGGTCGTGATCTCCCTCGATGTCGCATCGTTGCCGACTCTCTCGTCTCTGTCGTCGTCGTGCATCGCCGTGTCCCGTGCGGTGCGGGCCGGACTCCGGCGACAGGCCGCGCGGACCGGTACCCGGCGTCGCGATCCGCGATCGACCGCGCCGTCACGGCCGTGACGTCTCCATCGGTCCCCCGGCCGACCCGTCCTCGGTCCGGCCCTCGCGCCGGGAGGACCGGCGGGTCCGGCGGGCCGCCCGCGCGGCGCCGGCGGCCGGTCGCAGTCCGCGCGGCACGATCAGCCATTGCAGCCCGGCCAGCACCAGGTCCAGGGTCAGGGCCAACAACGCGACGAGCAGCGCGCTGGCCAGTACCTTCGAGTAGTTCGGCTCCCTGATCCCGTCCAACAGCAGCCTGCCGAGGCCACCGAGGCCGACGTAGGCGGCCACCGTCGCGGTGGCCACGACCTGGAGCACCGCGTTGCGCAGGCCCCCGATCAGCAGGGGAAGCGCGTTCGGGAACTCCACCTGCCACAGCCGTTGCCAGCCGGTCATGCCGACGCCGCGCGCCGCGTCGACCACCCGACGGTCGACGTCCTGCACCCCGGCGTAGGTTCCCGCCAGGATCGGCGGCACGGCGAGCACGACCAGGCCGACCACGGTCGCGGTCTGGGTGCCGCCGAGCACCAGGTACAGGAAGGTCACCAGGCCCAGCGTCGGCAGCGCCCGCATGGCGTTGCCCGCGCCGACCAGCATCACCCCGCCGCGCCCGGTGTGGCCGATGTAGAGCCCCAGCGGCATCGCGATCAGCGCCGCCAGCAGGATCGCGATCGAGCAGTAGCCCAGGTGTTCCACGAGACGGTTCGGCACGCCGTTCACGCCGCGCCAGTTCTCCGGATCGCCGAGCCAGTCGACGAGACCTTGGATCATGACCGTGCCTCCGGCGCCACTCGCTCCCACGGTGTCAGCCATCGGCGGAGCGCGACCAGCGACAGGTCCACCACCAGCGCCAACAGCAGGGTCAGGACGATGCCCACCACGATCGGTGCCAGGTAGCGCGTTCGGAAGCCCTCGGTGAACAGCACCCCGAGGCCGCCGGTGCCGATCAACGCGCCGACGCTGACCAGACTGATGTTGCTCACGGCGCCGACACGCAGACCGGCGGCCAGCACCGGGACGGCCAGCGGCAGGTCGACGGCGAGGAGACGACGGGCGGGTCGGTAGCCCATGGCGGTGGCCGCGGCGGTCACGTGATCGGGGACCGCGTCGAGCGCGTCGATCACGGGACGCAGCAGCAGCGCGCTGGTGTAGAGGGTCAGGGCGACCACCACGTTGACGCTGTCGAGCACGAGAGTGCCGATGATGCCGGGGATCACCACGAACAAGGCCAGTGACGGCACCGTGTACAGGATGCTCGCGCTGGTCAGCAGCACCACCCGGACCCGCCGGAAACGGTGCGCGACCCAGCCGACCGGAATCGCCACGGCGATGCCGAACAGCAGCGGCGTCAACGACAGGTAGACGTGCTCCACGAGCTGCGAGCCGATGAACTCGCGATTGTTGGCACTGCTGAGGTAGCGGGCCAGGTCGTCCCACATCAGCGTTCGGCCCCGGGCTCGGGATCGTGCCGGGTCGCCCGCCGACGCTCCACCAGATCGAGGACCTGCCCGGCGGTGACCACGCCCAGATGTCGACCCGTCTCGTCGATGACGACGCCCAGCCCGGACGGTGCCGACA
This genomic stretch from Actinoalloteichus hoggarensis harbors:
- a CDS encoding ABC transporter permease, which gives rise to MWDDLARYLSSANNREFIGSQLVEHVYLSLTPLLFGIAVAIPVGWVAHRFRRVRVVLLTSASILYTVPSLALFVVIPGIIGTLVLDSVNVVVALTLYTSALLLRPVIDALDAVPDHVTAAATAMGYRPARRLLAVDLPLAVPVLAAGLRVGAVSNISLVSVGALIGTGGLGVLFTEGFRTRYLAPIVVGIVLTLLLALVVDLSLVALRRWLTPWERVAPEARS
- a CDS encoding ABC transporter permease — its product is MIQGLVDWLGDPENWRGVNGVPNRLVEHLGYCSIAILLAALIAMPLGLYIGHTGRGGVMLVGAGNAMRALPTLGLVTFLYLVLGGTQTATVVGLVVLAVPPILAGTYAGVQDVDRRVVDAARGVGMTGWQRLWQVEFPNALPLLIGGLRNAVLQVVATATVAAYVGLGGLGRLLLDGIREPNYSKVLASALLVALLALTLDLVLAGLQWLIVPRGLRPAAGAARAARRTRRSSRREGRTEDGSAGGPMETSRP